TACATGTTGAATAAGGATCAGTGGATCTTGGCCTGAAAATATCTGTCATACATCATCTGCTGCTTTTATTCAAATCTTCTCAAATCAAGACCGTTCATCTTAAAAACTAGCCTCTGAAATAAACATTTAGAATGTAATTAATGCATCCTGGATCGCCTGGGTAacacaaataaagacaaaacataAGGTCGTCGATGCTGGAAACAGAGAGGGAGCATGCCTACCACTCTCTTGTCAGGCACTCGCTGGGTGAACACCCGGTACAGTCTCCACGTCTTCCCCAAAATTGGGCCAAACACCAGGGTGCTGCCGACACAAAGAGTCCACATTCGAGCCTGCAGGGGAGAGCACTTTGAGGTTATCCAACTACGACCTATCCAACAATATAATGAAGCAATGAGGGAGACTGTGGGGCTCACTTGTAGCACGGCTGTGGACGCTCCACCTTGTGAGTGTGATTGCTCACCGACGGCAAACAGGAAGCCGCTGCTGTAGGTGAGGATGCTTCCAAAGAGAGTCAGGACATTCAGGTTGGGACTGGACATCTTGACTATCCTGATAATACAGCAAACATACAAATCAGTTAATtcagtaaatatgtttttagtgtTTATGGTTGTGTTTCTCCTTGTGGCCTACCTGTTGTTTTTGAAGCGCagggtgaagaggaggaagcagaAAGCCAGCAGGATGCCACAGGAGAGCAGCGTCCACACCACAGCGCTCAACACCGGGGAGAGAGACCGCCGTGGGAGCTCCACCGCCatctgcacacagacacatttaaaCCCTTTAAAATCAAGTCAAAGATATTACAGGTGTAGCTCATATACATTAtttgattattgtttttatgttctgAACCCTCCGTTTTGTAAATTATAGTAAAAGCAACAAAAAGAAGTACACAGGATTCAGATGAGTAGACAAACTTTATTAAGGCAAACAGAGCAGCAAACATCACGCTGGACCTTCATTTGAAAATgagaaatgattaaaaaaaaatagttaaagcAACTTAAGCAACAGGAAGAGTTGAAATTTCAGACGTTGACAGGCgagatgatcagaggggcagagttGACTCCGCCATGATTGCGCCGAGGGTTAAAGTAGGGGAAGAGTCTTTCGTTGAATGAGTATCCGGTGAACGAGTAGATATGAGAAGCAGACTCCACGTTGTAAAATGAAACCTGCCCACACTCCATATCCACGTACACCCCGACTCTCTGGGGCTTCCCAACCAGCGGCACACGGATAGGAGTGCTGCTGAGGGCCCAGTAGCTCTTGTCCTTTCTCATCCCCAGGGCCCAATAGCCTGTTTCAGGGTTTAGCATATTCCCTCCTTTTCTGTTGACGGATTGAAGCCCGACTCCAATATCCCACTCTGTCTTGCCTTTCACCTGGACTTCATAGTACAGCCTGCCAGAGGAGAAACCTTCCTTTCCCAAAACGCTGACGCCGGGGTAAAATCTTCCTGGGTCGTCCGGGAGGGTCAGCGCTACGTCGCCGTGATAGACCTGCTTCTTGTTTTTGCACAGCACCAGTTTGGGATGAGCTGTGTCAGGGTCCAGAGTCACATCCACAGCACACTGCTGAGCCCTCAGAAATTCAGTTTCACACAGCCTCTTCACCTCAgcctttaccgtctcctccagCTGACACGCTACCCTCCTGACTGCTCTCCTCACCGTGCCCACATATACGGCACTCTCTACGCAGGTGTCGGACCAGTCCTTGGTGGTTGGCGCCGTGGAGAAAGCTGGACACCTCTGGATGAGGTAGAGGTCATCTTCGGTGcgtgagagctgctccagctcaGCGTTTTTCCGCCTCAGCTCAtcgatctcctgctccagctccgcgACGAGTCCTCGGGCCCGGCCTTCGACTTGCCTTTGCTTTGCGCCGATCACCTCCACTACCTCCGCTTGGCCTCTCTGGACAATGTGGAGCAGATTGTTGAAGACTTGCAAACTCTCCTCgatctctctttctgtgtttcctgtACTGAGCTGGACGGCTTGATTGATTTCGCTGACTTTCTCAAGTCGGCTATGAATCATTTTTTCCACCTCTGCGTTTATCCGTCCAATCTGAGCCCTCCTGTCTCTGCTCTGGTCCTGTATAGGTACAGTGTGATGAGCATTGTGGTCCTTCTTAATGCACATCTGGCACACATAAGTCTGGTCAGTGTTGCAGAATAGGTCCAGGAGTTTCTCGTGCTTCTTACACACTCTGTCTTGCATGTTCATCATGGGGTTGATCAGGTGGTGTTTCTTGAAGGTGCCTAGAACGTGATGGGGCTCCAGATGAGTCTCGCAGAAGGAGGCCAAACAGTCCAGGCACGATTTAAGAGCCTTGACTCCTTttccaacacacacatcacacaaaaCCTCTCCCTTATGGCCTGAATACTGGTCCATGGTACAGGCTTCATCTGCATCTTTCTTTTCCAACGACTTCTTGAACTGAGAAGCCACCTCGGATATGAAGGTGTTCACTTTGAGTTCAGGCCTCTTGTAGAACTTCTGCTTGCACATGGGGCACTGCGACAGGTTAGCGCTGTGCCAGTACCCTTGTATGCAATCCCTGCAGAAGTTGTGGCCACATGGAGTGGAGACCGGTTGGTTGAACAGATCCAGACAGATGGGGCAAAGGAGCTGCTCCTCAGTCAGCAAACTGCCAGCGGTAGCCATATCTGGGAACACATCCAAAGAGAAAAGCAGGTGGGATTTTATGGAAGAAGTTGGCTCTGGTCcatgtattttttctttccactaTACTATAGGTTTAGAAACAGTTGTGCCTACGTCTATGAATAGTAACAAATGCACGGTGTTACATTTCATCATAGGACACTTCACTCTAGCTGAACAGATTACATGCCCACTGAGTTCAACAGACAGTATGTTaagatattaaaataaaataaaacagtacattaaaatacattaagTCATTAAGTCATTACAATAACAAAGCAAACACAGCTCAGTGTTCCCTCCCCCCCTTAGGTGAAGATCTGCACTTTGAGACTGACGAATGCttaaattaacatcattaaGCGTGAAAGAAATCAAAGAGTCAACTTACCTCACTTTTATGTGGTGTAGCACGGAGAGGGAAATAGTCTGTAGGAGAGTGTTTGTGTTCCCTGACACAGCGGCtctactacttctactagtTTCTATTTGGAAAGTCACATTAGACCTTGTGCCCGCCTCATGTTGCTGGGCTCCGCTCACTCTTCTCTTAAAGGCACCAGTGACTAACACGATACTAAACATAGCTTCACCAGTCCAACAGCATTACATTTCCAGATCTCTGCTATAGAACTGACTTCTCAAGTGGTAAATAACACGGTAAtagtatgtttttatttcatttgtgtGGATATTTTCGGTGATGTAAGATGGAAATTCCCCAAATTTTAAGACATAGTTTATCAACAGCAGAAGATGTGTTGACAAAATCTGCAACTAAAAGTAAtttataaatgtcattatatTATACGTAATTCAGCCTTGTGTGAATCATGTGATTGATTTGTTACAAGCACTGTCAAAATAATAgactatatatgtatgtatatggaTCATGTTTTTCCCTTTGACCTTTTGGAGGGACCAAAAATATTCTGTTGGTCAGCCATGCTGGATTTCATCAAGCTATGTCtgctatgtacagtatatgtatacacATGCATGTGTCCATGTCTGTATGTTTACATGGCATTAAGATATGTGCACTATATTTCTGTGCTTGCTATTGttggacatgtgtgtgtgtgtgtgtgtgtgtgtgtgtgtgtgtgtgtgtgtgtgtgattaccgTGCTGAGACTGCATAGTCTCTGCAGGATGTCGAGACCATCCTGCCTGTGGACTCCTGGCTGGATGAAGCAGAGTGGGGAATCACACTGGGAGCTGCAGTTCAGCTCAGGCTCCATGACTGACCCCAGTCTGtccactttcacacacacatcctgagGAGCAAACAGACGATACGACAGATATGATGACGTGAAAATTAAACACATCGCTCTTATTAAAACTAAACATTCAGCGGGCAAAAAATATGGGTATTATACTTAtacttatattatttatatgctttttcattacatttttgacatgcaatgctatgactttttttacgacatactataacttttttacgacatactatacgatgacttttttatgacatactatactataactttttttacgacatactatacgatgacgtttttatgttatttttttactaaatactatacaattacttttttatggtatgctatactgtgacatttttatgacatactatgctatgactttttatgcaatttttatgacatactatactatgagttttatgacattatgacttttttacgacatactttactaggacttttttttatgaatttttatggcatactatactatgatgttttttatgcCGTTTTATCCTAtgattttttaatgacatttttaggacttactatactatgaattttttatgCCCTTTTggatgacatactatactatgacttgttatgttttttttttgcccaatatACTTCCACTGTACTATATTCAGGGAGCACTCACTGAGCTCCACAACAGAAAACACCGGAGACCTGGGAAGCACATTTATGCGAAGCCATGCTTCTATTTGCAGGTCTCACAAAATAGCTGTAAGACTTGCAGCCACCACAGAGTGGTGCTATGACGGAAAGTGTGATGGGAGCATGGATGTGATTTTGCACTACATTGATGTTACACCAAGGGAAACACAtcatatttagatttatttagaTTATAAGCACGAATAAACCCAACAGACATTACGTTTAGATTGAAATTAAAGTTAGATTAGAAATGCTCTAATAAAGTGTCAATTATTTACCACCACAGAACAAACTGAGAAGCCGGTACTCGGCCTGTGTGACAGGAAGCCTGTGTGATTCTGCTTATCCTCAATTTCCACTAGCACTAC
This DNA window, taken from Sebastes fasciatus isolate fSebFas1 chromosome 14, fSebFas1.pri, whole genome shotgun sequence, encodes the following:
- the LOC141782547 gene encoding E3 ubiquitin-protein ligase TRIM68-like, whose product is MATAGSLLTEEQLLCPICLDLFNQPVSTPCGHNFCRDCIQGYWHSANLSQCPMCKQKFYKRPELKVNTFISEVASQFKKSLEKKDADEACTMDQYSGHKGEVLCDVCVGKGVKALKSCLDCLASFCETHLEPHHVLGTFKKHHLINPMMNMQDRVCKKHEKLLDLFCNTDQTYVCQMCIKKDHNAHHTVPIQDQSRDRRAQIGRINAEVEKMIHSRLEKVSEINQAVQLSTGNTEREIEESLQVFNNLLHIVQRGQAEVVEVIGAKQRQVEGRARGLVAELEQEIDELRRKNAELEQLSRTEDDLYLIQRCPAFSTAPTTKDWSDTCVESAVYVGTVRRAVRRVACQLEETVKAEVKRLCETEFLRAQQCAVDVTLDPDTAHPKLVLCKNKKQVYHGDVALTLPDDPGRFYPGVSVLGKEGFSSGRLYYEVQVKGKTEWDIGVGLQSVNRKGGNMLNPETGYWALGMRKDKSYWALSSTPIRVPLVGKPQRVGVYVDMECGQVSFYNVESASHIYSFTGYSFNERLFPYFNPRRNHGGVNSAPLIISPVNV